DNA sequence from the Pleurocapsa sp. PCC 7319 genome:
AAACGCGATCAGCCCTTCGGGCATGGCTTCACTTTCCACGTAATTAAAATATGAGTAAAAAAATTTAAAACACAATAAAGTCGCAGTCACCCAGGGTTCGGCAACTATCCAAATTATTAATTTTCGCTTGTCCAGAACGACTTACAAAAATATCGTTACTTAAACTACTAGACCGAATATTGTTTTGAAAACTACTTTGAGAAAAATTTTCATTTTTCTGACCTGTAATTTTTCCGATTGTTTTTTGATGATGGGTATTATCGCTCCGGCAAGTTGAAATCATCGCTAATACTCCCAAACTAACTTTACTCGAGTAGTGTTTTTGGAAAAAAGCGATCGCCCCCGAGCTAGAGGAAATTGTTAAGAGCGATCGCGCTTAGTTACCTACAAATATTTCTTTGTAAGCTGCTCTTTATAGCTATCTGGATTAAACATAAAGTCTCTGCAATCTTGTAATATTACTTAACAAAACATGAATTCGGAATTCGGAGTTAGGAGTTATAAATTTTTCATAAAAAAAGCTGAAATTAAGAAAATTCAAAGAAAGTGATCCGAAGGATACGCGGAGCTTAATCGCCTTTTATTGTAAGTACTACGTAGGAATACCTGGTCGTGAGTCTAGGGAAGCCTGCGCTATACTGCTTGCAGTTAGCGTCGGGAGAATGTAACTTTAAAAGACTATAATTCTGAACTCTGAACTCCGAACTCCGAACTCCGAACTCCGAATTCCTAACTCACGTTGTGGAGTCTAGCTTTGTTTGCCAATCAGCTTCAGAAGTATCGATCTTAATTACATAAGCTTGTTCTGCTGGGGTAAAAGATTCCGTATTAGCCTGTTGTTGGGCAATTAAATCAGCCGTGGCATCTGAGATATCATCTTGACGTGTATTTATGCGATCGCGCAATACTGATTCTGGTGCAGTACAGTGAATAATCTTGAGGGGAATGTGGTATAAGTTTGCTTGGGAAATTGCTGGGTGGCGCAAAGCGAGGCGATCGTATTTGGCATCCAGAATTACTGTATATCCCTCTCTGGCTAAGGTTATGCCTAAATTTAACAGGCGATCGTAGGTTTTTTGAGTCATTTCTGCAGTATAGATGCTATCTTCTCCCGACTCATCTAAAGATATTCCGGCTAAATGTTTACGAACTGCATCAGAGCGAATTTGAATTGCACCTTTGGTTCTGGCAATATTTTTGGCAACAGTACTTTTACCCGAACCTGATAACCCTGACATTAAAATTAGGCTACCCGATTTATCTTGGGTATATTGATAAGCTTGTCGATAATAGGAACTGGCAGTTATTTTGGCTTGCTGTCGCTCAGTTTCACTAACTTCAGTCTCGTCGAGCAAAAAAGAGTTCACTTTAGCTCTAACGTAAGCCTGTCTACTTAAATATAAAGGTAATAAAAGTAATCCCGTCCAATCACCAGTATATTCCAAATAGCTATTAAGAAAGATATTAGCAAAATTGGGTTGATTCCGGGCTTCTAAATCCATGACAGTAAATGCTATGTCGTAGATCGTATCTACATATCGAAAGGATTCATTAAATTCAATCCGATCAAATAGCTGAATTTTATCTCGCCATAGACAGATATTCTTGAGGTGTAAATCGCCATGACATTCTTTGATTTTCTGTTGTTCTATTCTGATTTTAAATAAATTGGCTCGCTCAATAAAAAATGAATCAGTATAAGCTTTGGTAGCTTCAAATTGTTCTTTTGTTTGAACTATACCGATATACTTTTTAGTTTGTTGATAGTTTTCATCAAAAGCAGTTCTAATTTTAGCCGTTGTTCCAAAACTGCTGATGTAGTTATTAGTTTCAGCAGTTTGATGAAACTGAGCTACAATTTTACCCAGATCAGTAAAGCGATCGCTGGTTAATTTATTTGCTGCTAAAAGATTAACAAAAAGGTTTTCTTGAGGAAACTGATGCATCTTAAGTGCATACTCGATAATGTTGTCTGAGTTATTGAGTATAAATTGCTTGTTATGCTCGCTAATAGGAACAACTTCTAAATATAACTCTGGAGCTATTTTTTTATTGAGTCTTAGCTCTGCTTCTAAAAAATATTTTCTTTTTGTTAATGTAGAATAATCGAGAAAACCAAAATTAACATTTTTCTTAACTTTATAGGCATATTTCCCTATTAGAAAAAGATAGGAAGCATGAGTTTGGATCATTTTTACCTTTTTCGCAATAGTATGAGGATAAAAACTTGCCTGTTGCATTTGAAATACTAAACTAGAAATATTAGTCATATTAACTTTCTAAGTTCAATTTCTGACTTCGGTGAGTCATTATCCATTACTTCGTTTATTTACTGTGCTTTTCACATGGGTAGACCACACCTAAAATTTAGGAAATCAGTATATGTTGATTACAGTTCGATACATTTCTCCTAAATGAGCAATGACATCTATCAAAGTTAAACGATAATCACTGAGATGATCGGTGTGTAGCCCTTCAAATTTGAGTTGATGCTCTAAATTATCAATTAATTCCATATGAATTTCTACCACCTTATTCATGGGTAAATTGATAAAAAAAGCTTCTTCAACAAATCGATCAATTAGTGTGTTGATGCTATCTTCTGAGGAAAAGTAATTAAAAAGAATTTGAGAGTATATTACTTTAAGTTTCTCAAGTAATTTCTTTTGTTCAAAATTGGAAAGACGATTGAAAAAATACTGTGAATCTCTTTGAGAATAAATACCTGAATACCCTAATCGTTCTTGTAGCTTGGAATTGAGACGATTTTGCTGGGAATTTTGTCCATTCATCTGACAACTTTTGATTATAGCTTCAGGCATTACATCATCATCTTCTAATTTAAGAGAGTTGCACAGTTTTGCGGTTTAAGAATTGTTGACTATTATTTAGACTGACACTGGTTGATTTAGCCTTGAAAAGCGAATTGATCCATGTCGTTGATATTTTTTGGCTTTAGTATGCTTTAAATCTGGCATTTCTTGCCAACAGTTGCGACAAAACCAATATTCTCGATTGTGATCTAGATAGTGAAGCATTGGACTAGAGCAACATGGACAGACAGTTGAAACATTCATGATTATTTAAACCAAATTGTGTGAGATTACTAAGTGTTAGGCAGATTAGATTTTTGACAATGAATTTAAGTGTAAGTTTTGATAGAGAATAATGCGCTCAATACCCAGCTTGGCTGCTTGGGAGGTACACATTTCTATATTGTTTTTTAGGTATTACTTCAAACCAAATTTTTAATTGATGATATAAGCTTTTCCTCTCTTTTATCTGATCCTGTTCTTAATCATAGTTTTGAAATTTGAAGAAGCTGTGAAGAACTTAGAAGAATATTAAAAGAATTTTTATTAATTGATAAAAACACAAATAATATTCCAATGTGGTTAGAGACACAATGTCTTATATTACGGGAATTTCAGCTAGAAGATTTATCTCAATTTGCACCAATACTTGCAAATCCACAAGTCATGAAGTTTTCTCCCACTGGTATTCTCTCCGTCGAGCAAACGCAAATAAAAGTAAACAGTTTTATAGCTTCATACAATAACATCACCCTAGATCTTAATTAATTTAATTTGAATTGTTATTCTGTTGATAATATTTATCTTCATAAGAGCGATCGTAAATATATCCTAAATTCTTCTCAGTGCCCAAAGTTTGACGCACTACGTTCATGGTTCTGGCTAAAAGATAATTGGACTCTTTGGTGATGGCAACAGGAGCATAATTTAAGCCTAGCTTAATCACATCATTAATTAGACTGACAATTCCTTGTAACAGGTTTTTATTTTCCGAGAAGAGACGCATTTCATAATCAACAAATATGGGCTGCCAACTGATGTCATCGTCGTCATAAAATCCCTGATAACGTTCTATTAAGATTGGTAGATGATCGCGATGTTCTTCGATGTTGGCAATTGCCTCTTCTGGGTTTTCAGGAGCAAAATATTTTCGGACTACTTTCTGAGCAAACTTAGTCATGGAATCCTGTCGGGAAAAAGTCGAGAAGTATAGATTAGAGCTAGATTTGTCTGAAGCATATCCCGAACCTAAATAAAGAGTTGCCTGTCCCCCAACATAACTATCAATCCATCCTCCCGCTACACCCATTCGAGCATTGAGTAGCTTATCTTCTTCCAGCAACGGTTGAGACAAAGGACGAGTACTTGATAATAACTGAAACTGAGGTTGAGAGTACCAATTTTTTTCCGCTAGCGGTTGATAAAAATGACTAACTCCTGTTGCCAGATCTGTAGTAGCTTCTTCCAGCAAAGGTGATAGACGGTAAACCCCTGGAGGCATCATTTCTGGTTCTTTGACTCCGTGTCGAATCATGGTGTAATAATCAGACACAACACAGATGACATATTGCCCAACGTAGGAGTCGTTCTGTTGCACTTGTGCTTGATAAAAAGGCGATTCAATAATTTTTTCAGCTGTTGCTTCGTTAACGAAGACAAAGGGGACTAAAGTTGCTGCTGTTGGAGGTTGCGATCGCATTTCCTTATAATCAACCGTTGATTCGGTAAAGGCTAATTCAGCATAAGTTAGGGCTAAAATTCCATCAGCAGGTTTTTGTGCCAAAGCTTGACGTACTGGATGAGTAGGGTTATCGCGAAAATCATCACGATCTTTTTCTCTTTGCTCTCTTTTATAGTTAGCATCTTGATAAAGTTCATCAAGAATCTCCTGAGATTGTTGCCAGATACCATGGGTAACCTGGCGGTATTGGTCACGAATTTCTTTATCTTCCACTGCGGAGGCTAATTCATCTAGGGTTTGATAGGTTACAAACTGATCTAGTTGTTCAACTTGATTAACATCCCCCTGAGAAATATGCTGCGCCAACATAACTCTAGTACCAAAGTCTAGCATCACTCTTGCCAGACTAAATTGGGATTTCCACCAAGGAAGATCTGGTTCGGAATCCCCATCGAGAGTCGTGTAAAAATTAGATACTTCAGGACGAAAGTCCGCAGCCAATGCCATATACAACAGAGAATTAACTAAAATTTCTGCTTCTTCTTTAGTAATATTTTGAGGATTAAAATCTGCCCGATTAAATAATTGTTTATTTTGCAACAAAGAACCGTAGGTAGCCACAAAAGCACTGCCAGAACTGGCACCTGAAACACAGGCAACATTGAATCTCGCATTTGCAGGAGCTTTATCGGTTGCATCTCTAATTATTTCTGCTGCCCAAGTTAGGGTAGATGCCCAATTATAGCCATTGCCCGAAGCCGAAAGACAAACAATATTTTCGGCTATTTCGGTATTGTGGTTAATTTTAGTTTCTTTCGCCTCTACCAGTTGACTAGATAAATTAATCGCGACCACGCTAGCGAGCCAAAGAATTTTTATCGAGGCTTTCTGTAATATTTTCAAGACTTATTCTTTATAGTTTAATGACAAAAAAATTGTAATATTTAATCTAATTAAATAAATCTTTTACTGTAATCGCCTGCTCTTAATTGCCTAAAAACTATTAAAAGTGATTTTAAAACGTCTGTACTTTATCTTGTTTATGAGTGTTTGCTTGCTGCTAATAGCTGTAAACTCATCATTTAAAGCGATCGCCAATAATCCTCAAGCTCAAAGCGAAGAAATGACCTGGACTGCTGAGAACTCAGACCCTAGAACACTGGAATGGATGGTCGGTTCACCCCCACCACCTGATAAAATAATTCGCTTTGACGATAACAGTTTTGCCAAGTTTCCTCAGTGGCGTTGGACGGTATGCAACTTTCAGCAGTTGATGCCCACAAAGCCAGTTAGTCGTGAATTGTCAGCAGTTACGCAGTTGAAAAGCAAGGAAGTATCAGGGATTGACGATGTAACCTTTATTCCGTTAGGTGCTGAAGAACCTATGACCTGGAAAGAGTCTTTGGCAGCCAATTTCACGGATGGTATTTTGGTGATGCATCACGGCAAGGTTGTTTACGAAACCTATGCTGGTTGCCTAGATCCCACCAAACGTCATGGAGCGATGTCCATGACCAAATCCTTTATTGGATTGCTAGGAGAGATGTTAATAGCTGAGGGTCAACTTGACGAAAGCAAGTTTGTCCGAGATTACATTCCCGAACTGACAGAAAGTGCCTTTGGTGATGCTACGGTGCGACAGGTTTTGGATATGACAACAAGTTTGGATTATAGCGAGGACTATTCCGATCCCAACGCTGGAGTCTGGCAACACGCAGCAGCAGGTAATCCCCTACCAAAGCCCGCAGACTATACTGGTCCTAGAACCTATTTTGAATTTTTACAAACGGTTCAGAAACAAGGAGAACATGGAGACAGCTTTGCTTACAAAACTATTAACACTGATGTTTTGGGTTGGTTAATTAGTAGGGTTACAGGTAAACCTGTCACTGAAGTACTGTCGGAAAAAATATGGGGCAAAATAGGAGCCGATCTGGATGCTTATATGTCGGTGGATTCTATTGGCACGCCATTTGCTGGGGGTGGTCTGAGTGCTGGTCTGCGGGATATGGCTCGCTTTGGTCAAATGATTCTGAATGAAGGGATGGTAGATGATGAAAGGGTTTTACCTGTATCAGTGATTGAAAGTATTCAGGGCGGAGGCGATCGCAATTCCTTTAAAGACGCAGGTTACTCTGCACTTGAGAATTGGAGCTATCGCAGTATGTGGTGGATTACCCACAACGATCGCGGTGCATTCATGGCTAGAGGCGTACACGGTCAAGCCCTCTACATCGATCCTGGGGCAGATATGACGATCGTTCGCTTTGCTTCCCATCCTGAAGCAAAAAATGCTGTCATCGATCCGACATCTTTGCCAGCATACGAGGCTTTGGCTAATTATTTAATGCAGGTCGATCCTTAGTCGATCCTTACAAGATTTTTCTCCCATTTTTTCCACAAATTTAATTTTTGGACAAGTCTACTGATTAATTGGCAATCCCGTAACGATGAAGCTTTTAGTGCGTAACATCAGTTATTTAAGTAACTTACACGAACATAATTTAGCATCACTTGCCTTTCTGAACAGCTTTCAGTAACGTTGTTAACATTAAGTAAGAAGAAGTTGCGCCAGGGTCTTGATGTCCGACACTTCTTTCTCCTAAATAGCTAGCTCGTCCTTTTCTGGCAATTAAAGGAATCGTTTTTTTCATTCCTTCTTCAGCAGCATTAACTGCTTTTTGCAAGCCTTCAACCACAGAATTATTATCAGCCAGACTTTGTTGGAAAGCATCGACAGCAGGAGATAAAGCATCGATCATTGTCTTATCTTCCAACTGAGCTTTTCCTCGGTAAATAACTCCTTCTAAACCTGCTTGTAATAACTTGACTAATTCCTCTGGTGTTAACTCCTCTTTTTGGGCAGCAACAGCACTAGCTTTGAGAAAAAATGTCCCATACAGTGGACCACTTGCTCCCCCAACGGTAGAGATTAAAGTCATACTTACAGTTTTCAAAATGGTACCAATATCTTGATCGATAACCGTAGGTAACTTTTCGCTTACTTTTTGAAAACCTCGATTCATATTAATCCCATGATCTGCATCGCCAATAGCTGCATCTAATTCCGTCAAATAGTCTTTTTTTTCGGCAATAACAGCAGTAAAACCATTTATCCAGTCAATAATTTGTTGTTGGCTGACCATAATTAGAGATTATATTCCCCAACGAAAAGATATAGTTTTAACAGGAGCATCCCAGAGTTTAACTAATTCATCATCCATCTTAAGCAACGTAATCGAACATCCTTGCATTTCTAAAGATGTGATATAACTTCCCACTAAGTTACGGACAATTTTCAAGCCTTTTTTCTCACAAATTTCTGCTAATTTTCGATAGACAATATACAACTCAGGAATCGGAGTTCCTCCCATGCCATTGACAAAAGCCAAGACTGAATCTCCAGATGCTAAGGTCGGATCGATTAATTCTAAATCTGTCCATTGTTCCTTATCTTCATCCCACTCTCTTAAAATTCTTTTGTAAGCAGAATCTTCAATAATAGAAAGAGCCATCATTTCGGTAATTTCATTGGCAGTTTTCCAGGGTAATCTTTCTCGACCTGGTTCACCATGAATCCCAATACCAAATTCTATTTCATTGTCACCTAAATCAAATAGAGGAGTACCTTTTTGGGGAGTAATACAGGAAGTGAGTGCCATTCCGATACTGCGACCATTAAGATTAACTTTACGAGTAAGTTCGGCAATTTTGGTTAAGTCATATTTAGCTTCCGCTGCCGCCCCGCAAATTTTAGCGGCTAATACAGAAGTTCCCACTCCTCTTCGTCCCTGAGTGTAAAGACTATCTTTAACAGCAACATCATCATCAATGATAATATTTAGCACTCTAATTCCTTCTGAAATCGCTAGTTCCGCAGCCATTTCATAGTTCATTACATCCCCACTGTAGTTATTAACTAGATATAGGACTCCTGAACCAGAATTAACCATTTTTGCTGCTTCTAACATCTGATCTGGTGTCGGTGCAGTAAAAACTTCACCAGGACAAGCTGCATCTAGCATTCCATAACCAACACAGCCATTGTATAAAGGTTCATGTCCACTTCCGCTACCAGACACGATCGCGACTTTATCTTGAATAGGTGCGTCGGCACGATAAATAAAGTTAGGCTCAAAATGAACTTTAATAATGTCAGGATGGGCAACAGCCATACCTGCTAGGTTTTCTTGAACAACATCTTCAGGGTTATTAATTAATTTTTTCATTAGATATTCCCCGAGCTTCAAACTGCTTCTAATTGAAGTCTAAAATTAATTTTGCCGCGCAAAACAGTTGTGTTGCAAAAAGTGACAATAAAGGGCTTCGCCCTAGCTATTAGCTATTAGCTATTAGCTGTTAGCTGTTAGCTCCAATCAAATAGAGTCTTAAACTTTTCTTACGACAATAGCTTTAACAAGGACAAAGGCTTAAGCTGCATGTACTCTCGCAACGCTTTGTCGCGCTACCTGATTGTGGACACCGCCAAGTCAGTGGG
Encoded proteins:
- a CDS encoding serine hydrolase, translated to MSVCLLLIAVNSSFKAIANNPQAQSEEMTWTAENSDPRTLEWMVGSPPPPDKIIRFDDNSFAKFPQWRWTVCNFQQLMPTKPVSRELSAVTQLKSKEVSGIDDVTFIPLGAEEPMTWKESLAANFTDGILVMHHGKVVYETYAGCLDPTKRHGAMSMTKSFIGLLGEMLIAEGQLDESKFVRDYIPELTESAFGDATVRQVLDMTTSLDYSEDYSDPNAGVWQHAAAGNPLPKPADYTGPRTYFEFLQTVQKQGEHGDSFAYKTINTDVLGWLISRVTGKPVTEVLSEKIWGKIGADLDAYMSVDSIGTPFAGGGLSAGLRDMARFGQMILNEGMVDDERVLPVSVIESIQGGGDRNSFKDAGYSALENWSYRSMWWITHNDRGAFMARGVHGQALYIDPGADMTIVRFASHPEAKNAVIDPTSLPAYEALANYLMQVDP
- a CDS encoding bifunctional aminoglycoside phosphotransferase/ATP-binding protein → MTNISSLVFQMQQASFYPHTIAKKVKMIQTHASYLFLIGKYAYKVKKNVNFGFLDYSTLTKRKYFLEAELRLNKKIAPELYLEVVPISEHNKQFILNNSDNIIEYALKMHQFPQENLFVNLLAANKLTSDRFTDLGKIVAQFHQTAETNNYISSFGTTAKIRTAFDENYQQTKKYIGIVQTKEQFEATKAYTDSFFIERANLFKIRIEQQKIKECHGDLHLKNICLWRDKIQLFDRIEFNESFRYVDTIYDIAFTVMDLEARNQPNFANIFLNSYLEYTGDWTGLLLLPLYLSRQAYVRAKVNSFLLDETEVSETERQQAKITASSYYRQAYQYTQDKSGSLILMSGLSGSGKSTVAKNIARTKGAIQIRSDAVRKHLAGISLDESGEDSIYTAEMTQKTYDRLLNLGITLAREGYTVILDAKYDRLALRHPAISQANLYHIPLKIIHCTAPESVLRDRINTRQDDISDATADLIAQQQANTESFTPAEQAYVIKIDTSEADWQTKLDSTT
- a CDS encoding GNAT family N-acetyltransferase, whose translation is MWLETQCLILREFQLEDLSQFAPILANPQVMKFSPTGILSVEQTQIKVNSFIASYNNITLDLN
- the dhaK gene encoding dihydroxyacetone kinase subunit DhaK; amino-acid sequence: MKKLINNPEDVVQENLAGMAVAHPDIIKVHFEPNFIYRADAPIQDKVAIVSGSGSGHEPLYNGCVGYGMLDAACPGEVFTAPTPDQMLEAAKMVNSGSGVLYLVNNYSGDVMNYEMAAELAISEGIRVLNIIIDDDVAVKDSLYTQGRRGVGTSVLAAKICGAAAEAKYDLTKIAELTRKVNLNGRSIGMALTSCITPQKGTPLFDLGDNEIEFGIGIHGEPGRERLPWKTANEITEMMALSIIEDSAYKRILREWDEDKEQWTDLELIDPTLASGDSVLAFVNGMGGTPIPELYIVYRKLAEICEKKGLKIVRNLVGSYITSLEMQGCSITLLKMDDELVKLWDAPVKTISFRWGI
- the dhaL gene encoding dihydroxyacetone kinase subunit DhaL, translated to MVSQQQIIDWINGFTAVIAEKKDYLTELDAAIGDADHGINMNRGFQKVSEKLPTVIDQDIGTILKTVSMTLISTVGGASGPLYGTFFLKASAVAAQKEELTPEELVKLLQAGLEGVIYRGKAQLEDKTMIDALSPAVDAFQQSLADNNSVVEGLQKAVNAAEEGMKKTIPLIARKGRASYLGERSVGHQDPGATSSYLMLTTLLKAVQKGK